The Phoenix dactylifera cultivar Barhee BC4 chromosome 12, palm_55x_up_171113_PBpolish2nd_filt_p, whole genome shotgun sequence genome includes the window CAAATTAGCAGCAGGATAATGATATAAGAGCCCAACGGACCTGGTGATCTGAGATCTTGACAGGCACCAAGAAGAAGTCATTGTCGACCTCCCTCACATCCTTCCCTCCAACCACCACGTCCTTCTTCATCCTCGACAGCCTGGGATCATCATCCTCGCCGAACTCCGTCACAAACCACCCCTCCTTGAACAGCCGGACACACGTATCGCTCATCTGGAACGCCTCGAAGTGCACATCGGCCGCCCCGTCCTCGCCAACTTCCAGCTTGACGACCGCAGTCACCCACTCCGGAATCCCCCCCTCGGCCTGGAGCTCGGCGGCCTGCAGCACCTCCCGGCCGGACATCGTGTACTCCCCCGTACCGCCCTTCCGGCCGACGGCCTGCGTGAAGATGAAGCCGACGCGGCGCATTCCGAGGCCGGCGGCAATGGCCTCGACGAAGGCCTCCTCGTCGGGGTCACGGAGGAGGGCGAGGGCCTCCTCGGTGCCCTGCTGGGGGGGCTCATAGATGAAGTCGACGGCGACGGCGCCGCCTTCGGAGACGCGGCCGTAGAGGAAACCGCCGCGCTTGACGGCGAAGGCTAAGGTCTCGGCAACGTAGATCTGGAAGGCGTGGGCCGCGTCGCGGTCGAAGGAGGCAACGGAGCAGTGTGAAGTTTCTTGACGGGAGACGCGGATCTGGCGGGCGATGAGGTCGTCCATGGTCATCTTGCGGCCGAAGGAGCCGGCGGGGGTGAGGGGGGCAGGGGGAGGCCCGGAGGAGCGGGATACGCCGGAGTAGGAGAGGTAGACGACGGAGCCGTGGGAGAGGCCAAGGGAGGAAAGAGGGGCGGAGCGGTCGGAGAGGgaggcggcagcggcggcggcggagggggtggggaggaggaggttgcGGTCGAGGGAGAGCGTCTGGGCGGCGGCGGGGACGCCGAGCTGGGACTCGATGAGGGAGTGGAGGGTGGCGACGGTGGCGGCGCCGCCGTCGGGGACGGTGACGCGCTCCTGGCCGTCGCGGCTTTGGACACGAatgatcatcttcttcttcgccgcttcgtctcctcctcctccctctcgatCGAAATCAAAAtcggaagagaaaaaaaaaataacaaaagagaGGGAGGAATACTTTCTGGGCAAGTAGTCCAAGCAATAATACCGCCGAAAGAACAGATGAGAGAGAGAAACAGACAGAGAGAGCCGGGGGAGGTAAAAGGTGAATATAGGTCTCCTTTGGTTCGCAGGGAGAGGAGGTTTTGGGGGGGCAAAAGGAAAAAGGTCTCGTATTAGGACACAAACTTTCTCATGGGATAACAATATAACATcccatatttttaaaatatatatataataataaaattatttttctatcagctgagaattaaattattttttaaaaaaattatttttaagtttttaGATAGAATGAAATAAGTTCTTTACTTTATTAATAGTATaataaatttttcataaattttttctaATATAAGCCACACAATAATCTACCCTTTTTTTCATAATTAAACAAAAATCACTTTTCCATCGTAATATCATATACTCATGtattaatttttgagaaaaaaatattctaataaGAAACAAATTTTCTCGCAAACCGAATAAGTTCATAATCTCTATTTTTCATGGTTAGTATAGGTTTAACACTCTATGGGTGAAGTAGAAAATGTGTTTTGGTTTATTGGTTCAGTTTAATGCTGCTATAAGTATGATCTAGAGTTTTCAATTGTCATATTTTGCTTAAGATATAGTTTTGTGGGGAGGACAGAGGCAGGTTTGCAATTGGAGCCAAGATTGTGAATTGTGATAGGTACATCTTTTCAAGTTGGATCATGTTAGCAATTTTGGCCAATTTTATTCATTAAATTCTA containing:
- the LOC103719699 gene encoding NPL4-like protein, with product MIIRVQSRDGQERVTVPDGGAATVATLHSLIESQLGVPAAAQTLSLDRNLLLPTPSAAAAAASLSDRSAPLSSLGLSHGSVVYLSYSGVSRSSGPPPAPLTPAGSFGRKMTMDDLIARQIRVSRQETSHCSVASFDRDAAHAFQIYVAETLAFAVKRGGFLYGRVSEGGAVAVDFIYEPPQQGTEEALALLRDPDEEAFVEAIAAGLGMRRVGFIFTQAVGRKGGTGEYTMSGREVLQAAELQAEGGIPEWVTAVVKLEVGEDGAADVHFEAFQMSDTCVRLFKEGWFVTEFGEDDDPRLSRMKKDVVVGGKDVREVDNDFFLVPVKISDHQGSLSSGFPIENRITTITLKALKNHLDRTKHLPFVKRISDFHLLLLLSRFLDVNADVPALAECVQRQAMVPEGYQLLIESLAASA